GGCCTCGGCCGCCCCATGATGCGGTCCTTGGACAGCTTCCGGTTCTTCGCCTTCCTGGCGGTCTTCCTGTTTCATGCCGGCTGGCTGGACTGCGGCTATCTGGGCGTGCTGGCCTTCTTCGTGCTGTCCGGCTTCCTGCTCACGCCGATCCTGTTGAAGATGAAGGCGGGGCTGCCACGCCGCGAGTACTTCCTGCACTTCTACGGCCGGCGCGCCCTGCGGATCTTCCCGCTCTACTACGCCTACCTGGGGTTGGCCGGACTGGCCGCGCTGCTGCTGCTGGGGCTGGGTCTGAGCCGGGACGCGGCCCTGCCGCTCTTCCTGCGCGAGTGGCCCTGGGCGGCGGGCTACGCCTACAACTTCTTCCACGCCGCCGCCAGCGCCGACGTGATTCCGCACTCCACCATCCTCTCGCACTTCTGGTCCCTTGCAGTGGAGGAGCAGTTCTATCTGGTCTGGCCCCTCTTCCTCTGGTGGGTGCCTGCCCGGCACACGCGCCGCGCGCTTTTGGGTATCGTGCTGGCCGGCCCCCTGCTGCGGGGTCTGACCTGGGCGCTGGCGAGCGCGGGCTGGCTGGGGGGACCCGGCGGCCGGCCGGATCTGGTGGTCTACCTGCTGCCCTGGTCCTCCCTGGACGCCTTCGCCATCGGCGGTTGGCTGGCCTTGCGCCGGGAGGCGCTGCCCAGCTGGTCTCCCTGGGCCGGGCTGGGCGCCGTGCTGGGCCTGGGTCTGCTCGCCGGGGTGCCCGCAGGATTCCCCGCCTGGACCAGCCTGGGGTATCCGGCCTTCATGGGCCAGGCCGGCCAGGCCGTCTGGGGCTACTCGGCGCTGGCCGTCGCCTGCGGCCTGGTGCTGCACGCCCTGCGCCGCGGGGCCTTCCTGCCGCGCCTGTTCGCGCTGGCGCCGCTGCAGTACCTGGGGAAGATCAGCTACGGGCTCTACGTCTTCCACTACCCGCTGATGGCCTTGACCAACCGCGCCTGCGGACACAGCGCGCCCGGACCCGGCCGGATCCTGCTCATGCTGGCGCTGACCATCGCCGTCAGCGCCGCCAGCTACGAGTGGTTTGAGAAGCGCTTCCTGGCACTCAAGGATCGCTGGTTTCCCACGCGCGCCGGCGCACAGAGTTGAGAAAGGACCCTGGCATGAAGTCGGAGTTTGACGAGCAGGCCCGGGACTGGGATGAGGATCTCCAGCGCCAGGCGCGCACCCGGGCCGTGGCGGAGGCCCTGCGGCCCCACCTGGGGACGGGAGCCGGTTTGCGGGCGCTGGAACTGGGCTGCGGCACGGGCGCGCTCAGTTTCGCCCTGTTACCGCTTTTGGGCGAGGTCACGCTGGCGGACAATTCCGCCGGCATGCTTGAAGTCTTGCAGGAAAAGATCGGGCAACTCGGCGCGGGCGGGCGGATGCGCGTGCTGCCGCTGGACCTGGAGCACGAAGCGCCGCCGGCTGCGGCCTTCGACCTGCTCTACACGCAGATGACGCTGCATCATCTCGTGGACGTGCCCGCTGCCCTGGGCCGCTGCCACGCGGCCCTCCGCCCGGGCGGCCGGCTGTTCATCGTGGATCTGGATTCCGAGGACGGTGGCTTTCATGGTCCCGAATTCACGGGCCATCAGGGCTTTGAACGCCGGGAGCTCGAGCAATGGGCTCGGCAGGCGGGCTTTGTCCAGGCCGAGTTCAGCACGGTCTTCATCATGCACAAAGGCGGGCGCGAGTACCCGCTCTTCCTGGCTGTCCTGACCCGGGCGACCTGATCCGCCACCGCCTGCGGAGCTGCTGGCGCGGCGGTCAGGAGTAGCTGGCGATTCCCGTCACCGCCTGACCCAGCACCAGCGTGTGGATGTCGTGTGTGCCCTCGTAGGTGTAGACGCTCTCCAGATTCAGCATGTGCCGCCCCGTCTGGTACTCCAGGCTGATGCCGTTGGCCCCCAGCATGGCCCGACAGCTGCGCGCCACGTCCAGCGCCATAGCCACGTTGTGGCGCTTGGCCAGGCTGATCTGCGCGGGCGTCACCTTGCCCTCGTCCTTGAGCTGACCCAGCCGCAGCGCGATGGCCTGGGCCGCCGTGATGGCCGTCAGCATCTCGGCGAACTTGGCCTGCTGCAGCTGGAAGGAGGCCAGCGGCCGGTCGAACTGGCGGCGCTCCTGCTGGTACTGCAGGGCCTCGTCGAAGCAGGCCTGGGCGGCGCCCACGGCTCCCCAGGCGATGCCGTAGCGCGCCTGGTTGAGGCACGAGAGGGGACCCTTCAGCCCTTCCACGCCGGGCAAGAGGGCCGACTTGGGCAGGCGCACATCCTGGAAGACCAGTTCGCTGGTGACGCTGGCCCGCAGGCTGAATTTGTGCTTCTGCAGCGGCGCCGTGAAGCCCGGCGTGCCGCGCTCCACCAGAAAGCCGCGCACCGCGCCGTCCAGCTTGGCCCAGACCACGGCCACGTCGGCCACACTGCCGTTGGTGATCCACATCTTGGCGCCGTTGAGCAGATAGTGGTCGCCTTTGTCCTCGGCCCGGGTTTCCATCCCGCCAGGATCGCTGCCATGGTCGGGCTCCGTCAGCCCGAAGCAGCCGATGGCCTCGCCCCGAGCCAGGCGCGGCAGCCAGTGATCCTGCTGCTCGCGGCTGCCGAAGCGCCAGATCGGGTACATGACCAGCCCGCTCTGCACGGAGAGGAAACTGCGCAGGCCGCTGTCGCCGCGCTCCAGTTCGCGATTGATCAGGCCGTAGGCCGTGTGGCTCAGGCCCGCGCAGCCCCAGCCGTCCAGCGTGGCGCCGAACAGCCCCAGCGCGCCCATCTCCCGGGCGAGTTCCAGCGGGAAGCGGTCCTGCTCAAAGCAGTCGGACACCAGCGGCAGGAAGCGCTCGCCCACCCAGCGGCGCACCTCCAGGGCCACGGCCAGCTCCTCCTCGCGGAGCAGTGAATCGAAGGAATAGAAGTCGAGGGCCTTGTAGGACATGGTGTCTCCCGGGTTGGACAGGGGGCGCAATCTATCAACCAAGGCAGGAAGCTCCACCTCGGGCGCCCCGGCGATTGTGTCCCCGGCGGTGGACAATCCCCGTCCGCGTTGGATCTGGAACGGGCGGGTGGGTGGACGGCTGGACGGTGCTCTGACACCGGCCTGGCACCGGTCTGGCACTGGTCTGGCACCGGCCTGGCACCGGCCTGGCACTGGCCTGGCACCGGTCTGGCACCGGTCTGGCACTGGCCTGGCACTGGCCTGGCACTGGTCTGGCACCGGCCTGGCACCGGCCTGGCACTAGCCTGGCACTGGCCTGGCACTGGCCTGGCACCGGTCTGGCACCGGTCTGGCACTGGCCTGGCACCGGCCTGGCACTGGCCTGGCACCGGCCTGGCACTGGTCTGGCACCGGCCTGGCACCGGGCGGTCTTGCCCCATCCCGTTGCAGGTGATATGCTTCCAGCAGAAGAGGAGGCGGTCTTGATCAAGAGTGGGCGGGTCCGGCAGCGCATTCCCCTGGTGATCTCCGTGGGCATCATGGTGCTGGCTCTGGCTCAGTCCGTCTGGTGGATGGTGTACCAGGTGGGGGAGGGCGGGCGCCGCCGGGACCTGGAGTTGCGCGTCCTGGAGGAGCGGGCCAGCCTGGCCGAGCGCGAACTGCAGGCCGTGGGCCGGCCGCTCAGCCCGGCGGAACAGACCCGGCTGCTGGCGCGCTTTCCCGGACTCTCGCTGATGGCCGCCGAGGAGTCCGTCACGGGCCTGAGCCCGGTCGTAGGCAGCGCGGCCATTCGTCTGGCCTGGGCGGAGCACAACCGCCGCACACGCATGTTCCTGCTGGAGGGCGCCTTTTTCACGCTGCTGCTGCTGGCCGGAATTTGGGTGCAGATCAACACGCACCAGCGACTCAGCGAGGCTGTGCGCCAGCAGTCCAACTTCATCAGCGGCGTGACCCACGAGCTGAAATCTCCCCTCACCTCCATCCGCCTCTATGCCGAGCTGCTGGAGAACGAGACCATCAAGCCCGAGGCCCGGCTGCGCGGGGCGGCGGTGATCCGCGAGGAGACGGACCGCCTGTCCAATCTGGTGGAGCAGATCCTGCGCGCCCGGGCGCTGGAAGCCCGCGACATGCGCCTGGAACCCCAGCAGCTGGAGCTGGGCGCCTGGCTGGGAGAGCGGGTGGAGGCGTTGCGGGCCCGCCTGCGCGCCCACGACCGCGAGTTGATCCTGGAAGAGGGGCTGGACGGCGCCCTCCCGCCCGGCTGGGTGCTGGCCGACCCCGAGGCCCTGGACCTGGTGTTGGGCAACCTGCTGGACAACGCCGTCAAGTATTCGCCCAAGGCCAGCGCCGTGCGGTTGGGGCTGCGCATGCAGCGCCACTGGGCCGAGTTCTGGGTCGCCGACCAGGGCGTGGGCTTTCACGCCGAAGAGAGCCGCCGGCTCTTCGACCGCTTCTACCGCGGCGGCAACGAGCTCACCCGCCGCACCAAGGGGACGGGCCTGGGTCTGTACCTTGTGCGGGAATTCGTGGAGGCCATGGCGGGCCGGGTGATCGCCGAGAGCGACGGTCCCGGCCGCGGAGCCCGCTTCACCGTGGTGCTGCCCCTGCAGCGCAAGCGAAAGGCCTGAGATGGCGCGCATACTCATCGTGGAGGACGAGGAGCACATCGCCGAGGCACTGCAGTTGAACCTGGAGGCCGCCGGGCACGAGTGCCGCGTGGTGGACAACGGAGACACGGCGCTGCGCGTGATCCTCGAGGCCGGCTCCGAGCTGGTGCTGCTGGACGTGATGCTGCCGGGGCTGGACGGCTTCGAGGTCTGCCGCCGAGCCCGCGAGCAGGGCGCCCGGCTGCCCATCCTCTTCCTCACGGCCAAGGACCTGGAGAGCGACCGCCTGTTGGGCCTGGAACTGGGCGGCGACGACTACCTCACCAAACCTTTCAGCATGCGCGAACTGCTGGCCCGCATCGACGTGATGCTGCGCCGGCAGTCCTGGTACCTGGCGCCGCCGCCCTCGGGTGACACGCTGACCTTCGGCGGGCACGAGGTGAACTTCGACAGCTACGAGGCGCGCCTGGCCGGCGGCGAGCGCGTGCGCCTGACCCAGAAGGAATGCATGCTGCTCAAGCTGCTGGCCGAGAAGGACGGACTGGTGGTGGAGCGCGCCGAGATCCTGGACCGCATCTGGGGCTACGAGAACTACCCCTCCACGCGCACCGTGGACAACCTGGTGCTCCATCTGCGCAAGTACTTCGAGCCGGATCCCTCGGAGCCCCGACACTTCCTCTCCGTCTACCGCGTGGGCTATCGCTTCATCCGCAACCCTGACCAAGCCTAGGAGACGCCATGCGTCAGCATCCATTCGGGCGGTTTGTCCGCCTCCTCGTCGGACTCGGGGCCCTGTTGCCGATCCTGGCGCTGGCCGGACCCAGCCCGGCTGCGCCCGCCGCCTTCGATCCGGCCAAAGCCGTGGAGGTGGAGGCCCTGCTCTCCCATGACCGGGTGGCGCCCGGGCAGGAGGTCCGGGTGGCCGTGGTCTTCCACGTGCCCAAGGGCTACCACATCACGGACCGCAAGTACGAGATGTTCTACGTCGAGGCGGACACCACCGAGTTCCTGCGGCTGGACAAGCTGGTCTATCCCAAAGGCGTGACGGAGCACGAAGAGCAGGTCTATCGCGGTGACGTGACCGTGACCGGGCTGCTGAACCTCAAGCCCGGCGCCGCCGACACCCTGGAGTGGAAGATCCGCGCCGGCTACCAGATCTGCAGCGAGACCGGCGACCTGACCTGCTACATGCCGGTGGACAAGGAGCTGACGCTGCGCGTCCCCGTGGGCACGGCGCCCGCGGAGGCCGCCCCGCAGAATGCCGAAGTCTTCGGCGCGCCGGCGGCCACGGCGGCGGCGGGATCGGCTGCGGATTCCGCCCAGGCGGTGGCCGCGCCCCGCGCGGGCCTGGAGGGCCGCCTGCAGGACGCGCTGGAGAAGGGCAGCTGGATGGCCTTTCTGCTGGTCTTTCTGGGGGGCGTGCTCTCCAGCCTGACGCCCTGCGTCTACCCGGTCATCCCCATCACCATCTCCTTCATCGGCGCACGCAGCAAGGGCCGCCTGCACGGCTTCGTGCAGTCGCTGTTCTTCGTGGCCGGCATGGCGCTGGTCTACTCGGCGCTGGGCCTGGCGGCCGCGCTGGGCGGCGGCTCCTTCGGCGCCATCGGGCAGTCGCCCGTGGTCCAGGCGGTCATCGCGGGGATCTTCCTGATCTTCGCCGCCAGCATGTTCGGCGCCTTCGAGATGCAGCTGCCCTCTTCGATTTCCGCCAAGCTCCAAAGTGGCGACAAGTCCGGCCCGCTGGGCGCCGTCCTGATGGGCGCGATCACGGGCTTCATCGCCGCCCCCTGCGTCGGCCCGATCATCGTCACGCTGCTGGTGTTCATCGCCGCCACGCAAAATCTGATGCTCGGCTTCTTCCTCATGTTGAGCTACGCGCTGGGCATGGGCGTGCTTTTCTTGCTGATTGGAACCTTCGCCGGGGCGCTCAACAGCCTGCCCGGCGCCGGCAGCTGGATGGAGACCGTGAAGAAGTTCTTCGGCGTTGTGATGGTGGCCATGGCCGTCTATTTCCTGCGCGATCTGCTCCCGGGCAGCTGGCTGCCCTGGCTCGCCGGCGCCGGGCTGGTGATCTTCGGCGTGTTCACGGGTGCCTTTGATCCGGTGGACGAGGACAGCGAGACCCCGCGCAAGTTGTTCAAGGCGCTGGGCTGGGTGGCCCTGCTCATCGGCGCGCGCTTCCTGCTCTTCGGGTTCGGCGCGGCGCTGCCAGCGGGCAGCGTGGCTCCGCAGGCAAAGGCGGAACTCAGCTGGGAGGTCAGCTCGCCGGACGCGGATCGCCACGCGGATCTGCTGGCCGCGGCGGCCGCGGAGGGCAAGCCGGTCATCGTCGATTTCTGGGCCACCTGGTGCGCCCAGTGCAAGGAATTGGACCACAAGACGTGGACAGATCCCGCGGTTTTCGAGGCCGGGCAGCGCTTCCAGCGCGTGAAGATGGACATGACCCAGTCGGAGACGGAGTGGGCCAAGGCGCAGAACACGGCCTTCGGCGTGGTGGGCATGCCCACGGTGATTTTCTACGACAGCCAGGGCCAGGAAGTGACGCGCTTCGTGGGGTTCCAGGAACCGGCCAAGGTGCTGGAAATCCTGCAGGGCGTGCAGTAGGGCATGCAAGCGGGCATCCACGGACGGGAGCTGCCGCGCTGCCGCAGCAGGACGTGTGCCGGTGGGCCGCCGGATCCACTGGAGAACCTGGCCCGGGCCTTCGAGGTCGCGGGCGTCCGGCTGGAGGGGCTGCGTGCCGGAACGGACGACGCGGCCTGGTGCGCCGCGCCGGGGCCGGGGCGCTGGAGCGCGGCCCAGTGTCTGGCGCATCTGGTGTTGACCTCCGAGGCGCTGCTGCCCGGGTTACGGCGCGGGCTTGAACAGGCTCGCGAACTGGGTCTTACGGAGGACCGTCCGCGACAGGATTTGTGGGGCTGGCTGCTGGCCAAGGGCAGCGGTCCCGGCGCGCGCTGGAAGATCAGAACCCCGCCGGCTTTCGATCCGCCGCCCGTGCTGGAGGTCGCGCCGCTTCTCGAGCGCTTCCTGGACCTCCAGCGGGACCAGGCGCAGCTGGCCCGGGCGGCGCGGGATCTGCCCCTGACCCGCGTGAAGATTCCTTCCCCGTTCCAGCCGCGCATCCGCTACAACCTGTTCTCCGCGCTGGTGCTGCTGGCCGTCCACCAGGAGCGGCATCTGGCGCAGGTCGAGCGGGCGCTGAACGGCAAGTAGCCGGCTCACCAGTGGTCCCGGTCGCACAGGCGGTGCCACAACAGATTGTCCCGCACGAAACAGCGCAGGCCGGCCAGCTCCTGGCGTGAACGGATGACCCGCTCCAGGTAGCGGCTCTGCCAGATGCGACCGACGGGTTCGGATCCGCGGCGGCGCCAGTCCCGTGTGCAGGCTGCCTTGAATCCCCGCACCAGTGTGGACAGGGAGTTTGGCACCGGCCGGCCGAAGGCTTCCGGGCGGCCGGGTTGGCTCTGCGTGGTGATGAACAGGATCCCGTGGATGTGGGTGGGCAGGACCTGAAACGCATCCAGCCGAACCTGGGGATGGTGAACGGGCAGGCTGCTCCACAGCCCTTCGACGAACAGGCCCAAGTCGCTCAGGACCACCTGCTGGCCCTGGATGCGGCCCAG
The Candidatus Delongbacteria bacterium genome window above contains:
- a CDS encoding acyltransferase, producing the protein MMRSLDSFRFFAFLAVFLFHAGWLDCGYLGVLAFFVLSGFLLTPILLKMKAGLPRREYFLHFYGRRALRIFPLYYAYLGLAGLAALLLLGLGLSRDAALPLFLREWPWAAGYAYNFFHAAASADVIPHSTILSHFWSLAVEEQFYLVWPLFLWWVPARHTRRALLGIVLAGPLLRGLTWALASAGWLGGPGGRPDLVVYLLPWSSLDAFAIGGWLALRREALPSWSPWAGLGAVLGLGLLAGVPAGFPAWTSLGYPAFMGQAGQAVWGYSALAVACGLVLHALRRGAFLPRLFALAPLQYLGKISYGLYVFHYPLMALTNRACGHSAPGPGRILLMLALTIAVSAASYEWFEKRFLALKDRWFPTRAGAQS
- a CDS encoding class I SAM-dependent methyltransferase, whose amino-acid sequence is MKSEFDEQARDWDEDLQRQARTRAVAEALRPHLGTGAGLRALELGCGTGALSFALLPLLGEVTLADNSAGMLEVLQEKIGQLGAGGRMRVLPLDLEHEAPPAAAFDLLYTQMTLHHLVDVPAALGRCHAALRPGGRLFIVDLDSEDGGFHGPEFTGHQGFERRELEQWARQAGFVQAEFSTVFIMHKGGREYPLFLAVLTRAT
- a CDS encoding acyl-CoA dehydrogenase family protein, which codes for MSYKALDFYSFDSLLREEELAVALEVRRWVGERFLPLVSDCFEQDRFPLELAREMGALGLFGATLDGWGCAGLSHTAYGLINRELERGDSGLRSFLSVQSGLVMYPIWRFGSREQQDHWLPRLARGEAIGCFGLTEPDHGSDPGGMETRAEDKGDHYLLNGAKMWITNGSVADVAVVWAKLDGAVRGFLVERGTPGFTAPLQKHKFSLRASVTSELVFQDVRLPKSALLPGVEGLKGPLSCLNQARYGIAWGAVGAAQACFDEALQYQQERRQFDRPLASFQLQQAKFAEMLTAITAAQAIALRLGQLKDEGKVTPAQISLAKRHNVAMALDVARSCRAMLGANGISLEYQTGRHMLNLESVYTYEGTHDIHTLVLGQAVTGIASYS
- a CDS encoding HAMP domain-containing sensor histidine kinase, with amino-acid sequence MIKSGRVRQRIPLVISVGIMVLALAQSVWWMVYQVGEGGRRRDLELRVLEERASLAERELQAVGRPLSPAEQTRLLARFPGLSLMAAEESVTGLSPVVGSAAIRLAWAEHNRRTRMFLLEGAFFTLLLLAGIWVQINTHQRLSEAVRQQSNFISGVTHELKSPLTSIRLYAELLENETIKPEARLRGAAVIREETDRLSNLVEQILRARALEARDMRLEPQQLELGAWLGERVEALRARLRAHDRELILEEGLDGALPPGWVLADPEALDLVLGNLLDNAVKYSPKASAVRLGLRMQRHWAEFWVADQGVGFHAEESRRLFDRFYRGGNELTRRTKGTGLGLYLVREFVEAMAGRVIAESDGPGRGARFTVVLPLQRKRKA
- a CDS encoding response regulator transcription factor is translated as MARILIVEDEEHIAEALQLNLEAAGHECRVVDNGDTALRVILEAGSELVLLDVMLPGLDGFEVCRRAREQGARLPILFLTAKDLESDRLLGLELGGDDYLTKPFSMRELLARIDVMLRRQSWYLAPPPSGDTLTFGGHEVNFDSYEARLAGGERVRLTQKECMLLKLLAEKDGLVVERAEILDRIWGYENYPSTRTVDNLVLHLRKYFEPDPSEPRHFLSVYRVGYRFIRNPDQA
- a CDS encoding cytochrome c biogenesis protein CcdA gives rise to the protein MRQHPFGRFVRLLVGLGALLPILALAGPSPAAPAAFDPAKAVEVEALLSHDRVAPGQEVRVAVVFHVPKGYHITDRKYEMFYVEADTTEFLRLDKLVYPKGVTEHEEQVYRGDVTVTGLLNLKPGAADTLEWKIRAGYQICSETGDLTCYMPVDKELTLRVPVGTAPAEAAPQNAEVFGAPAATAAAGSAADSAQAVAAPRAGLEGRLQDALEKGSWMAFLLVFLGGVLSSLTPCVYPVIPITISFIGARSKGRLHGFVQSLFFVAGMALVYSALGLAAALGGGSFGAIGQSPVVQAVIAGIFLIFAASMFGAFEMQLPSSISAKLQSGDKSGPLGAVLMGAITGFIAAPCVGPIIVTLLVFIAATQNLMLGFFLMLSYALGMGVLFLLIGTFAGALNSLPGAGSWMETVKKFFGVVMVAMAVYFLRDLLPGSWLPWLAGAGLVIFGVFTGAFDPVDEDSETPRKLFKALGWVALLIGARFLLFGFGAALPAGSVAPQAKAELSWEVSSPDADRHADLLAAAAAEGKPVIVDFWATWCAQCKELDHKTWTDPAVFEAGQRFQRVKMDMTQSETEWAKAQNTAFGVVGMPTVIFYDSQGQEVTRFVGFQEPAKVLEILQGVQ
- a CDS encoding DinB family protein → MQAGIHGRELPRCRSRTCAGGPPDPLENLARAFEVAGVRLEGLRAGTDDAAWCAAPGPGRWSAAQCLAHLVLTSEALLPGLRRGLEQARELGLTEDRPRQDLWGWLLAKGSGPGARWKIRTPPAFDPPPVLEVAPLLERFLDLQRDQAQLARAARDLPLTRVKIPSPFQPRIRYNLFSALVLLAVHQERHLAQVERALNGK